In a single window of the Haladaptatus sp. R4 genome:
- a CDS encoding HAD family hydrolase — MTYDSVLFDVDGVLLDFHSDHPTVYRQAVEATFGAFDVSPSVDDLNAFIAGATMDEMRRACARHDIDFERFWPEREENASALQSGMMDRGERVLYDDSSVLFDLADHHDMGLVSSNQHATIEYMVERFDLAHLFEAVYGRDPTVEGFDRTKPETYYIEKAMNDLDVTDGLYVGDSACDVRAAHRAGLDSAFIRREHRNGYELPEEPTYEIESLTQLHDLPGVADSA, encoded by the coding sequence ATGACATACGATTCGGTGCTGTTCGACGTTGATGGGGTCCTGTTGGACTTCCATTCGGACCACCCGACGGTCTATCGACAGGCGGTCGAAGCGACGTTCGGCGCGTTCGACGTCTCGCCGTCGGTCGACGACCTGAACGCCTTCATCGCCGGTGCGACGATGGACGAAATGCGACGGGCGTGTGCCCGTCACGACATCGACTTCGAACGGTTCTGGCCGGAGCGAGAGGAGAACGCGTCGGCGCTTCAGTCCGGGATGATGGACCGCGGCGAGCGGGTGCTCTACGACGATAGCTCGGTTCTCTTCGACCTCGCCGACCATCACGACATGGGTCTCGTCAGCAGCAACCAGCACGCGACCATCGAGTACATGGTGGAGCGCTTCGACCTCGCGCACCTGTTCGAGGCGGTGTACGGCCGCGACCCGACCGTCGAGGGGTTCGACCGGACGAAACCGGAGACGTACTACATCGAGAAGGCCATGAACGACCTCGACGTGACCGACGGTCTCTACGTCGGGGACAGCGCGTGTGACGTTCGTGCCGCCCACCGGGCGGGGTTGGATTCGGCCTTCATCCGTCGGGAACACCGGAACGGCTACGAACTCCCGGAGGAACCGACGTACGAAATCGAATCGCTCACCCAACTCCACGACCTACCGGGTGTCGCGGATTCCGCGTAA
- a CDS encoding glycoside hydrolase family 3 N-terminal domain-containing protein yields the protein MTSAPSEPESPTSSSASTSTNPPSNVTGLESAVAALSLEEKVGQLFVAGFDGLTPTGEIEELVAERNLGGIIYFSRNVESPEQVRTLSRTLQGFVPEELPPLFVTIDQEGGRVARLSWGTELPSAMALGAADDPELAAQAGNAVGRELRSLGIDIDLAPVLDVNNNPDNPVIGVRSFGEHPERVAELGADFAGGLQDAGVRRPAESTSPATATRRSIPTSICRSSTTTGSASTRSNCCRSGGPSRTVSGRS from the coding sequence ATGACGAGCGCACCAAGCGAACCGGAATCACCGACATCGTCATCAGCATCGACATCGACGAATCCGCCATCGAACGTCACCGGACTGGAATCGGCGGTCGCGGCCCTCTCGCTGGAGGAGAAGGTCGGCCAACTGTTCGTCGCGGGATTCGACGGTCTCACGCCGACCGGGGAAATCGAGGAACTCGTCGCCGAACGGAATCTCGGCGGTATCATCTACTTCAGCCGTAACGTCGAATCGCCCGAACAGGTTCGAACCCTCTCGCGGACGCTACAGGGGTTCGTCCCGGAGGAACTGCCGCCGCTGTTCGTCACCATCGATCAGGAGGGCGGCCGAGTCGCACGCCTCTCGTGGGGGACCGAACTGCCGAGCGCCATGGCGCTCGGCGCGGCAGACGACCCGGAACTGGCCGCACAGGCCGGGAACGCCGTCGGACGGGAACTGCGTTCCCTCGGGATCGACATCGACCTCGCGCCGGTTCTCGACGTGAACAACAACCCGGACAACCCCGTCATCGGCGTCCGGTCGTTCGGCGAACACCCCGAACGCGTCGCGGAACTGGGTGCCGACTTCGCGGGCGGGCTTCAGGACGCCGGTGTCCGTCGACCTGCGGAAAGCACTTCCCCGGCCACGGCGACACGGCGGTCGATTCCCACCTCGATTTGCCGGTCATCGACCACGACCGGGAGCGCCTCGACGCGGTCGAACTGTTGCCGTTCCGGCGGGCCATCGAGGACGGTATCGGGGCGGTCATGA